The DNA region GGGGGCAGACCCCCCTTCCGGCAGCAGCTCACCCGGCCCCTTGGTCTCTCCCAGAAAAGACGCGTTGCGGACCTGTTGGCCAACTACATCCCCGAGGATGAGGCGCTGCTGCTGAGGAGTGGGAGGTGAGTGAGAACCCCGAGGGCAGCCCACCCGCCGGCTGCTTGCCGGGTCCCAACGGCAGCTTTTGCCCCTGCCTCGACACAGGTACGCCTGCACGGTGTGCGCCCACCGCCCCGTCTTCGACACGCTGGACGTGCTGACGGTCCACAGAGCTGGCAAGAAGCACATGAGCAGTAAGTGGGGGGCCAGTGGGGGGTAAGTGGGCGGGTGGGGGCCCAGTGTGGGGGTGGGCTATGCCAAACGACTGCGTCCCCCCGTCCCCTTTGCACTCTTCCAGGCCTGCAGCGCTTCTACGGCAGGAAGCGCTCACTCCAGGACTTGGCCCAGAAGCGGCGGCACGAGGaggaggtgcaggcagaggaagcagGCGTGCAGGTTGGTGCGGACACCCCTTCCTCACCCCGCCGGACCCCCTGGCCAGGCCCCCCCTGAgctctgtcccctctccccagggctccccggCCCCTCTTCTGGCACGGACGAGGAGGATTGCCCGGAGTGCTCTGCTGAAAGCCGCTCcctacagcagctgctgccggAGGACAGGGTAAGACCTTTGGTTTCGCTGCTGGAGGATGGGGGAAAGCTCTGGGCTTCCCGGGAGGGACCAGCAGCACCATGTCTTCACCGCCATTGGGCATTTGTGGCATGAGGCCCTGACTCCTTCTCCCGTCACAGGCTGGAGGGAAGCAGCTTGCGAGCTGGCGTGACCCAGACAGGGCTGAGCGCTGCCCCAACGCTTCCAGAGCCGTTGCAGAAGGACAGACAAGCTGTGGACGCcagtcctgcagccctgctgccagggcaccgTGGTGGGCAAGCGGGTAAGAGCCAGCTGACGGCTCCGGGGCTGCACTGGCActggtggggcagggtgccCAGGCTCTCAGCCAGGCCTGTCCTGTTTCTGTGGGTCTCgccagcccctctctgccctcccaGACATGCTGAAGGCGGCCCCGGCCCAGACGCAGCGAGGTGGCAAAGGAAAAGCCTCATCATCGGCCCTGAGCCAGCCCGAAGCCCTCAGCCCCGAGAGACGCCAGGCCCTGGAGCGATACCTGCAGCTGCGGAGGTGAGCCTTGGCCCCATTGGCATGGGGAACTCCGTAATGAGTCGTATCTcactccctccctctctctgtccatctgtcccCAGCGCTGGCTGGATCCAGGACCGCTCTGGCAAGTGGGTGAAGGACGAGAACGCCGAATTCGACTCCGATGAGGATGAGCCGCCTGcgctgctgccagcctgagGCCCCGCTCTGCCCCACCGGTCCCCGTGGGGACGGCTGCCCCCAGGCTGTCCCTAAGCCCCACCGTTAATagaggcagctggagaggaTGGAGGTGTCTGAGCTGTTGGGACAGGTCCCAGGGAAGGGTGATATTGGGGGTCCTAGCTTTTTTCCACCCTGGGGATGCTCAACCTGGTGCCTTTTCAGGGTGTCCTCACCCCAGCCAGAGCCCTGTGAGCGCTGCCAACCTGGATGTGGGTTTCGGTCCATCCCCACCCCGTCCTCTCCTGTCTCCGGCCCAAGTCACGCTCATTTTCTCACActctggcagctgcctgtgggTCGTGGCCTTTCagggtggtggtgctgggttcccccctcctccctggccCCGGCAGCTgtcccagtgctttggaaagTGCACGGCCATGccaccctccccctgcctcaGTCCGGTGTGCCCCTCCCCACCCTTTTCCTGCCAGCCTTTGGGTGCCTGCGGGTGCCTCCGCATcaggggggcacccatgggacTGTCGTTTACGGGGCTGTGCCCTGAGCCGGTATCCACGCCCTGGGACAGCACCCACCCGAGGGTCTCTCTGGGCCCTGGGGCTGGATCCTGTCGCTGGGGGGGACTccctggcagcgctgcccgggGTGATGTTACCCCTGGGCACCGGGATTTACCCGCTTGCTCAGCTTGCATCTATAAATAGGTGGCAGAACCTATAAATAGgccctgcgcccccccccccaacctcggTAGGCTGTGGGTGCTGGCCTCCATGGGCCTTGGGTGCCTGGCTCCATGCCATGggggcacccacccacccctccTGGTGCCGTAACCCcaaccccccagccccgctgctccccgAGGGGATGCGGGTGCCTGGCTCAGCCCCCATGGGCTAACGGCCGGAGGCTAACGGAGGCCTCGAGCCCTGCAAGATGGGAGGGGTgctcccgctgcctccccggTGGCATTACCCTCCCTCAGCCCATCCCTACGATCCCGATTCCAGCCCCCAGGTGCAAATCCTGCCCCGGGATGCATCCGAGCAGATCCCAAAGCCGCATCTCTCCGCCGTCTTTATTTACAGCGGCGCCGGGGAGCAGGAGCCAGAGCTTGTTGGTGCTGCGGGGGGCGTCGTtaggttttcttctgcttgcgacctgggggcaggggaaagagGGGGTGGAtcagggctgggaccccccaccccgaTTCCTGCCccaggaggggacacaggggacactCACGGAGCTCGTTGTTGTTGGTGATAGCGATGGCGGCGCGGGTGCGGGGGCCTTGCTGCGTGAAGTGGTAGCCAAAGCGCACAACAGAGGggcactgctccagcatggtggccatctccatctccaccGTGTCACCCAGCCGCTGGCACTGCAAGGCCGGGGTGAAACCAGGCACGCCGGGAAGTTGGGGACACCTCTGTCCCCTCCCCGggccacccatgggtgcctgtCCCTACCTGGTTGTCCACCTTGAGCTCGCTCAGGGTGGTGTTGTGGTACATGGCCTTGATGATGCTCATCATGCCGGTGCTGGTGATGAAGTTGGATTCGATGTTGAGACTCTGCAGGGTCTTGTTCTCCATCAGCATCTCAGCCACGGCCTGCGTGTCACCTCAGGGTGTCACCTCAGGGTGCCACCCAGGGCTGGCACCCCCCGCTCTGGCATGTCCTGGGCCACCAATGCCTCACGTGGTGGTGGAAAAGCCACTGTCACCTGGGCTTGCTGGCGCCCAGGATGGAGCCGGAGGCAGGGGACCACGTCCACCCCCTGTCTGGGGAcgtgtggggacatgggggacacggtGCTGGGACTCACGCTGGCCACGGGGTCATTGCTGCGGGTGGCTACCAGGCTGAGCTTCTTGACGTGGGTGTTGGTTTTCATGGCCTCGCAGATGGCCTTCAGCGTGGCAATGGGAATGTCCTGCAGCAAGGGGACGCGCGTGTCACCAAGGGTGGCATCGAGGGGGTGTAGATGTCTCCAAGGGTAGGGGGGCATCCCCGAGAGGGTGCTGATGTCACCCAAGGGATGTAAGTGGCGCCGAGGGGATGCAGGATGTCACCAAGGGGACACGGATGCCCCTGGGTGAGgaccagcaccctggggtgccctgGAGCCACTCCAAGATGGGGACAAACACCTCAGGGATGCCCCAAGGCAGGGACCAACCATGCAGGGACACCCCAGAACAGTGAGCAGCACCCTGGGACAGGGTGACCAAGCCTCACAGGGACACCCCAGGGTGGGACCCATCACCCTGGCACCATCCTGGGCAGGGAATCAGCACCcagggacaccctggggacaatGTGGGGGCCACAGTGATGCCCCAGCATGGCGACCAGCACCTTGGGGTGCCCTGGAGACACCCTGGGATAGGGAGCAgccccatggggacaccccaggcTGGGGACTGGCACCCCAGGACTGGGAcggacaccctggggacactgcCACCAGGTCCCTCACCTTGATGTTGTTGAGGTTGACGTCCTCCAGAGCCCCGTCATTGGCCTGGATCTGCTGCAGCGTCTCCTCCACGTTGGTGGGATTCGGGGGCTCATCCGGCACTGGCTTGTACGTGTCGGGCTTCACCACGCCTGGGGCACACGCGTGCATGCGAGGACACACATGACTGCACATGGGGGCACGGACACGCGAGGACACGTGCGCTTGCACACGTGTGTGGCATCACCACAGGGAATCCTGGAGGGGTTCTGGTCCCCAAATGCCCCCCAAGCAGCCTCATGgaccccatgtccctgtgtcccctgtCCCGGGGGGGctcatccccgtgtcccctgtccccgtgtccccagggcactCACTGTTGATGCCCTCCGTGTTGGAGATGGTCCCGCTGCAGATCGCGTCGTAGTACTGCTTGTTGCTCATCAGCGTGTACATGCCCAGGATGGCTGTGGGAccggggggggtcagggggtgccccaagacccccccagttccctcatGTCCCCCCAGGggtggctgcagcccccccagccctgccctgagggggccggggaggctgtggggagcgggtgggctgggggccagCAGTGAAAGCCGAGTGCTGGGGCACAGCGCTGCTTTTAGCCAGGCCCTGGCGGGGACCCAGGGGGGGCCCGGCACAcgcctggcagcagggagcacGGGTGTGACACGCGGCCGGGGCGGGTGTGCAATGCGCCGGCCCCATGCAAAGCTTCCCCCCCATGCAACACTTCTCCGTGTGCGATGTGCTTCCCCCCGTGCAAGGCTGCGGTGTCACTTGCAGCCCCCCACGTGAAGCTGCTGTGGGACGCGCTACCCCCGTGCGAGGCTGCGGTGCAACGCGGCTGCCCTGCGCAAGGTTGGCGTGCGATGTGGCAGCCCCGTGCAAGGCTGTGCTGTGATGTGGCAGCCCCGTGCAAGGCTGCGGTGCGATGCAGCAGCCCCATGCAAGGTTGTGGTGCAACAGGGCTGCCCCATGCGAGACTGCGGTGCGACGTGGCTGTCCCGTGTGAGGACTGCGGTGCGACATGGCAGCCCTGTGCAAGACTGCGGTGCAATGCGGCAGCCCCATGCAAGGCTGCGGTGCAATGCAGCAGCCCCGTGTGAGGCTGCAGTGCGATGCAGCAGCCCCATGCAAGGTTGTGGTGCGACGTGGCTGCCCCCTGCAAGTCTGCGGTGCAATGTGGCTGCCTCATGTGAGGCTGCGGTGTGTTGTGGCAGCCCTGTGCAACATTTGTGGTGCAATGTGGCAGCCCCGTGCGAGGCTGTGGTGCAATGTGGCAGCCCCGTGCGAGGCTGTGGTGTGAGGCACAGCCCCACGTGAGACCCACCGGCGATGTCGCACATCTCAGCCTCGGTGGCGTTGGCCAGTGCCTCCTCCAGCTCGGGCTCCAGGGTGATCTGCTCCTCCCGTGGGATCTCCCGCGTCGGGTTCTTGGGCACGAAGGGCTTCCCTGGGTGCGGGGATGCGGGTCGCACCCTGCCCGGCCTCGCGTCAGCCGGGTGATGCTGGACGCAGTGGCCCGGGGACAGGGCTAGCAGAGGCGTGGGGGGAGGTGGCCACTGCTGGTGGCCGTGCCTAGGGTGACACTGCCAGGAGTGGGAGTCCAGGGGTGGCATTGCCAGCGGGTGACGGTCCGGGGGGGTTTGTGTGACCGTACCGGGGGGGGTGATGTTGTCAGGTGGTGGCATTGCTGCGGGTGGCCATATGGGGGGTGACATTGCTGCTGGGgggtggctgtgctggaggtggcaCTGCCATGGGGTGCCCGTGCCAGGGGTGGCATTGCCAGAGGTGGCTGTGCTAGGGGTGGCATTGCTGGGGGGGACATTGCAGGGGGTGGCCATATGGGGGGGTGACATTGCCAGGGGGTGGCCgtgcccggggctggcggggaccCAGCTCGCCCAGGACACCCGAGCTGCTGGCGAGCACCGTTCTGCCGAGCTAAATATACCCGGTGCTGCGAGGCCCtgtcccccctgctccccaccatgGTCCCCGCCATGGTCCCCGCCGTGTTCCCCCCCGGGTCTCCCCACCTTTCTTCTCGCCAGTGAAGGGCACCAGGTCGTCACGCTCGCCGGCCTCCAGCGCCTGCTTCTccaggtgctgcagcagggcctCCCGGTCCAGCGGCCCCGTTGGGCTCTTCCGCGTCTGGtcccgctgccgcagccccgccggcagcaGCACGTTCTAGGGACCCACCGTGTCACCCCCGGGGAATGCCAGGCACCCATCCCACTCACCGCCCCCCTGTGCTGGGACCCACCTCGGGGTCCAtttccagcagctccgtgtccagctgctccagctcctcggCTGACAGCTCCCGCAGGATCTTGTCCTCGTCGATGTCCCGGTacttctccagctcctgccgGTAGGACGTCatggtggggggctgggggggcggcCTGGGGGGGCGACAACAGGGGAGCTGAGCAGCTGGCGGGAGGctcccgggggtggggggttgcCCTGCACCATAAGAGGACCCTCCACGCCACAGCCGCCCTCCCCATGCCATGGCGTGCAGGGCCACTGCGTGCCGCAGGTGGTATtggggccgtggggcaccccagggtgggaGGTCCAGGGTGGTATCATTGGGGAGCTCTTGGGGAAACTGAATCCCGGCTCCGAGGTGGTCCCAAGGGCCAGGACCCAGCgtcccccgcagcccccccctgctgctggggggggcaggTCCCGGttcagcagccccagcacccccgggtcccccctccagcacccctttgccccccagcacgggtccccacctccctgggggGGGACAGCAGGGGTAAACAGAGGACGTGAGTCCCCCGACACCAGGGTCGGGTCCCCCCTGAGGAGCCAGGTTGAGATTTCCCCCCCGACACCTGggtcccagggctggggacacacacacgcacccaCCCAATGCCCCCGGGAGGGACCAGACACCCACAGGCGagagctggggggctgcgggatCCCTTGGAACGGGGATCCCCGACAGACCCAGGGACCCCAGAGCCCGTGCCCAccaccccggggacccccaccccggggcccTACCTGGCCGCTGGCCGGAGCAGCGGAGCCTGCCTGGGTGCGAGCCCCGGTGCTGAGCCAAGGGCTCCGGCCGCGCAGGGCATGAGATCAGCATTTTATTCTGTGAGCCGGCGGTGGGGAGGGGCAAGATCACATATCCCCGGGCGTTATcgagccctgccagccccgcgcCAGCTCCACCCCAGCGccccggcggggcaggggcaccccgggggcagtgggggggtgCCTCGTGACCCAGTGGCTCCCCGTTACCCCTTGGGGTGCCCTGGCCAGGAGGGAGaggggtggctgtggggagaggccACGGGGAGAGGCTGAACCTTGTGCCTGGGGTCCCACAGCCCCTCAGAgaccccca from Pelecanus crispus isolate bPelCri1 chromosome 22, bPelCri1.pri, whole genome shotgun sequence includes:
- the SCNM1 gene encoding sodium channel modifier 1; the encoded protein is MSFKREGDDPGQLGVLQKRRVADLLANYIPEDEALLLRSGRYACTVCAHRPVFDTLDVLTVHRAGKKHMSSLQRFYGRKRSLQDLAQKRRHEEEVQAEEAGVQGSPAPLLARTRRIARSALLKAAPYSSCCRRTGLEGSSLRAGVTQTGLSAAPTLPEPLQKDRQAVDASPAALLPGHRGGQADMLKAAPAQTQRGGKGKASSSALSQPEALSPERRQALERYLQLRSAGWIQDRSGKWVKDENAEFDSDEDEPPALLPA
- the TMOD4 gene encoding tropomodulin-4, coding for MTSYRQELEKYRDIDEDKILRELSAEELEQLDTELLEMDPENVLLPAGLRQRDQTRKSPTGPLDREALLQHLEKQALEAGERDDLVPFTGEKKGKPFVPKNPTREIPREEQITLEPELEEALANATEAEMCDIAAILGMYTLMSNKQYYDAICSGTISNTEGINSVVKPDTYKPVPDEPPNPTNVEETLQQIQANDGALEDVNLNNIKDIPIATLKAICEAMKTNTHVKKLSLVATRSNDPVASAVAEMLMENKTLQSLNIESNFITSTGMMSIIKAMYHNTTLSELKVDNQCQRLGDTVEMEMATMLEQCPSVVRFGYHFTQQGPRTRAAIAITNNNELRRKQKKT